From the Colletotrichum lupini chromosome 10, complete sequence genome, one window contains:
- a CDS encoding E3 ubiquitin-protein ligase CCNB1IP1, translating into MEHTLKCNVLKCRKELSDQALVTTCSHIFCVDCSKRHGLTGQAQVRRKSCPACECQLNNPDDAVVTNLNLTEDYKTSVLSGLSPNIIMECAGRALSFWAYQTTQEVIYQRYLEKTLTEKLKTLNTKFEKTVGDANADISSLQEKMRALSVDYDDMRRKHEELARSYQDKCRKLTQVQELYDKVKRKAELGQMEAAASDAVDSNLQYDLQLPAFEFPEPAARQNIYESQSQSAYNNAHSYVGPERGHRRPLAGGGGSGPLRDDRAWSKPEPAQAVKRPGLAPAAFGHLADP; encoded by the exons ATGGAACATACTCTTAAATGCAACGTTCTCAAGTGTCGGAAAGAGCTCAGTGACCAGGCTTTGGTCACCACGTGCAG CCACATCTTTTGTGTAGACTGCTCTAAGCGTCATGGCTTGACGGGCCAGGCTCAGGTTCGCCGCAAGTCGTGCCCGGCTTGTGAATGCCAGCTCAACAATCCAGACGACGCTGTGGTGACCAACTTGAACCTGACCGAAGACTACAAAACCAGCGTTCTCAGCGGGCTGAGCCCCAACATAATCATGGAATGTGCAGGAAGGGCTCTGAGCTTTTGGGCCTACCAGACTACCCAAGAAGT TATATACCAGCGCTATCTCGAAAAGACGCTGACGGAGAAGCTGAAAACCCTAAACACCAAATTCGAAAAGACGGTGGGTGATGCGAATGCCGACATTTCGAGTCTCCAGGAAAAGATGCGAG CTCTCTCAGTTGACTACGACGACATGCGACGGAAACACGAAGAACTTGCGCGTTCCTACCAAGACAAGTGCCGCAAGCTCACACAAGTTCAGGAACTCTACGACAAGGTCAAGCGGAAAGCCGAGTTGGGACAGATGGAGGCTGCCGCCTCGGATGCAGTTGACTCCAACCTTCAATACGACTTACAATTACCGGCTTTTGAGTTTCCTGAACCCGCAGCGAGGCAAAACATCTACGAATCGCAGTCGCAGTCTGCGTACAACAATGCACATTCCTACGTCGGGCCGGAAAGGGGACATCGAAGACCTCTTGCTGGCGGAGGAGGTTCCGGGCCGCTTCGCGACGACAGAGCTTGGTCAAAACCAGAACCTGCTCAAG CAGTCAAACGTCCAGGCCTTGCTCCCGCAGCATTTGGTCATTTGGCGGACCCGTGA
- a CDS encoding GDA1/CD39 family protein, translating to MGKKWRYGIIFDAGSSGTRLYVYKWKDHAKAIKHATVEELHSLPKIKLQTSEKIRPGVSSFAEKPEEIGHGHLESLINLALKEVPDKKVADTPVYLMATAGMRLLPDHQQKALLRNMCSYLQQNTRFSLPDCNTNIQVISGETEGLYGWLATNYLLGGFDHPDKHTHGKGHHTYGFLDMGGASAQIAFAPNSTEAERHADDLKLVRLRTLDGSTIEHRVFTATWLGYGANQARERYIDKLKEQYGKPNDLELPDPCLPAGLRTDVKGDPVEAESVGKELSLLGTGRFDECLRQTEPLLGKDTPCTDEPCLLNGQHVPNIDFDVNHFVGVSEFWHTTHGVFGKGHKTAYDLATYQKNVVDFCTQNWVDIESKIDARKKSSAQKAKNAQEACFKASWLINVLYEGIGIPRPGLEHTPQPGLNVTKGTLEEAKEKGFVDPFQPVNEIDGVEVSWTLGKMVLYAAGQVPPSGSAQPVGFGSNVAGATDFEPAGSKFSPITIGDNDDDDDWDADELLDKAKTKSGSGLLAFILVLVVLAFFLRKRDRRARWFGKVASAVRGTRRPGSPRKFGRGFSFTNKLFGRSSATYERVLEEGDADQFELGSVDSDENEHSDSSEGSRAGHSSGLATPKLNIERFDDARPTFSMDRGGLAVRTESRERLVPSLVNAGRRSRAGSPTRLKSPLMKPLDED from the exons ATGGGGAAAAAAT GGCGATATGGAATCATCTTTGATGCTGGTTCCTCAGGCACACGCTTGTACGTTTACAAATGGAAGGATCACGCCAAAGCCATAAAGCATGCCACTGTGGAAGAGCTTCATAGTCTGCCCAAGATCAAGCTGCAGACGAGCGAAAAGATTCGCCCTGGCGTGTCCTCCTTTGCCGAGAAGCCAGAAGAGATCGGCCACGGACACCTGGAATCCCTCATCAACTTGGCCCTAAAGGAGGTTCCCGACAAAAAGGTTGCCGACACGCCCGTCTACCTCATGGCTACGGCCGGCATGCGTCTCCTTCCCGACCACCAACAAAAGGCTCTCCTCCGCAACATGTGCTCCTACCTACAACAAAACACGCGATTCTCGCTACCCGACTGCAATACCAACATCCAGGTAATCTCTGGGGAGACTGAGGGTCTGTACGGCTGGCTCGCTACAAACTATCTGCTTGGCGGTTTCGACCACCCCGACAAGCACACGCACGGTAAAGGCCACCACACATACGGCTTTCTGGACATGGGAGGTGCCTCGGCGCAGATTGCGTTCGCGCCAAACAGCACAGAAGCTGAGAGGCATGCCGACGATCTAAAGCTTGTTCGCTTGCGCACCCTGGACGGCAGCACCATTGAGCACAGGGTCTTCACCGCCACCTGGCTTGGCTACGGCGCGAACCAGGCCCGCGAGCGTTATATCGACAAGCTCAAAGAACAGTACGGCAAGCCCAACGACCTCGAGCTACCGGATCCGTGCCTCCCTGCGGGCTTGCGAACAGACGTCAAAGGCGACCCTGTCGAGGCTGAGTCTGTGGGCAAGGAACTCTCCCTACTCGGCACCGGTCGATTCGACGAATGCCTGCGCCAAACCGAGCCTCTACTTGGAAAAGACACTCCGTGTACAGATGAGCCTTGCCTCCTCAACGGCCAGCACGTACCAAACATCGATTTCGACGTGAATCACTTTGTCGGTGTCTCGGAGTTTTGGCACACGACCCACGGAGTATTTGGAAAGGGTCACAAGACGGCATACGACTTGGCAACATACCAGAAGAACGTGGTGGACTTTTGCACACAGAATTGGGTGGATATCGAATCCAAGATTGATGCGCGAAAGAAGTCTTCTGCCCAGAAAGCAAAGAATGCCCAGGAAGCCTGCTTCAAGGCGTCCTGGCTCATCAATGTCCTTTACGAAGGAATCGGCATCCCGCGACCAGGACTTGAACATACGCCGCAACCCGGTCTCAACGTCACGAAGGGTACCCTGGAGGAAGCCAAGGAAAAAGGGTTCGTCGATCCCTTCCAGCCAGTCAACGAAATCGATGGCGTCGAAGTCAGCTGGACCCTGGGTAAGATGGTGCTGTATGCCGCCGGTCAAGTTCCCCCCTCAGGAAGTGCCCAGCCGGTTGGCTTTGGAAGCAACGTTGCCGGCGCGACCGACTTTGAGCCCGCGGGATCCAAGTTTTCCCCTATAACGATCGGAGATaacgatgacgacgacgattgGGATGCTGATGAGCTCCTGGACAAGGCGAAGACGAAATCTGGATCTGGTCTCCTGGCTTTCATCCTGGTTCTGGTTGTCTTAGCCTTTTTCCTGCGCAAGCGAGACCGCCGAGCACGATGGTTCGGCAAGGTTGCGTCTGCCGTTCGTGGAACGAGACGTCCGGGCAGTCCTCGCAAGTTCGGGCGGGGCTTTTCATTCACCAACAAGCTTTTCGGACGGTCATCGGCAACCTACGAACGAGTTCTTGAAGAGGGCGATGCCGATCAGTTCGAGCTAGGCTCCGTCGACTCTGATGAGAACGAGCACTCTGACAGCAGCGAGGGCTCCAGAGCAGGTCATTCTTCCGGCCTTGCCACCCCGAAACTCAACATTGAGCGATTCGACGACGCTCGACCAACCTTTTCGATGGACCGCGGTGGTTTGGCAGTGAGAACGGAGAGCAGGGAGAGGCTGGTACCAAGTCTGGTGAATGCGGGACGTCGCAGTCGCGCTGGTAGTCCGACACGACTGAAGAGTCCGCTTATGAAGCCCTTGGATGAGGATTAA
- a CDS encoding NUDIX domain-containing protein: MLRSSLNPGRIFTQLLLKTTKRTYSDKMKTFTNIDLIDQVDSYPYRQPQVNTPNAETFGSVYTLIFKDEQGDVPLGYVLPRVVDELLKVPESIKGEVQVDSEKRTLRAFQGPTLESRSKLAADLSEYWRANDTFPILRGWRDELWPVYGRNGELLFDIERAASGLFGVMRYGVHLTAFVRDPSASHGIKIWVPRRSPTKSTFPGMLDNTVAGGLMTGEDPFECVIREADEEASLPEEIVRHQTKFIGGVTYIYITEAEAGEEGLIYPEVQWIYDLELPADVVPQPKDGEVAEFSLCTVEQVREGLAQGVWKPNCALVALDFFIRRGILTKENEPEYDQIAQRIHRRMPFPGPHNQDPSLGAMDA; encoded by the exons ATGCTACGATCGTCATTGAACCCCGGCCGGATTTTCACCCAGTTGCTTCTCAAGACGACCAAGAGAACATACTCTGACAAGATGAAGACCTTCACCAACATTGATCTCATCGACCAGGTCGACTC ATATCCGTACAGGCAGCCCCAAGTCAACACCCCCAATGCTGAGACGTTTGGCTCAGTGTACACTCTCATTTTCAAAGACGAGCAGGGCGATGTACCTCTCGGATACGTCCTGCCAAGGGTGGTCGACGAGCTGCTCAAGGTACCCGAAAGCATCAAAGGGGAAGTCCAAGTCGACTCGGAGAAGCGCACTCTCAGAGCCTTCCAAGGGCCAACGTTAGAAAGCCGCAGCAAGCTGGCGGCGGACCTCTCTGAGTACTGGAGAGCCAACGACACCTTCCCCATCCTCCGGGGTTGGCGCGACGAGCTGTGGCCCGTGTACGGCCGCAATGGCGAACTCCTTTTCGACATTGAGAGGGCCGCCTCAGGATTGTTCGGTGTCATGCGATACGGCGTTCACTTGACGGCCTTTGTGCGTGACCCGTCAGCGAGCCACGGTATCAAGATCTGGGTTCCGCGTCGCTCTCCGACCAAGTCAACCTTCCCCGGCATGCTGGACAATACCGTTGCCGGCGGACTTATGACGGGGGAAGACCCCTTTGAGTGTGTCATCCGTGAGGCAGACGAGGAAGCCAGCCTGCCGGAAGAGATTGTTCGCCATCAGACCAAGTTTATTGGCGGCGTCACGTACATTTACATCACCGAGGCAGAGGCGGGCGAGGAAGGGCTGATTTATCCCGAGGTTCAATGGATTTATGATCTCGAACTACCCGCAGACGTTGTGCCGCAGCCAAAGGACGGCGAAGTCGCCGAGTTCAGCCTGTGCACGGTCGAGCAGGTCCGCGAAGGACTCGCACAAGGCGTATGGAAGCCAAATTGCGCGCTGGTGGCTCTCGACTTTTTTATCCGCCGGGGTATCTTGACTAAAGagaacgagcccgagtacgATCAGATTGCGCAAAGAATCCATCGACGAATGCCGTTTCCTGGGCCGCATAACCAGGACCCGTCTCTAGGGGCTATGGATGCTTGA
- a CDS encoding RNA polymerase Rpb8: MSGSGDVTLFEESFTVTNYDQSKYDRVARISATSTDNQTLMTLDINIELFSASVSDSLHMVLATSLAHDGSKDDEKGWRDVTKGTQDREPSLADMFDYVCYGKIYKFEDADDGQTIKAYVSFGGLLMSLEGPYKKLTPLRVDYVYLLIKK, from the exons ATGTCTGGCAGCGGCGATGTTACCCTCTTCGAGGAGTCCTTCACGGTCACCAACTACGACCAGTCCAAGTACGACAGAGTCGCCCGTATCTCGGCCACCTCGACCGACAACCAGACGCTCATGACCCTCGACATCAACATTGAGCTATTCTCTGCCTCCGTTTCCGACAGCCTGCACATGGTTCTGGCGACTTCTCTGGCCCACGATGGCAGCAAGGACGACGAGAAGGGATGGCGGGACGTGACCAAGGGCACCCAGGACCGTGAGCCATCATTGGCTGATATGTTCGATTACGTCTGCTACGGCAAGATCTACAAATTCGAGGACGCCGACGATGGTCAAACTAT CAAGGCCTACGTCTCATTCGGAGGCCTGTTGATGTCCCTCGAAGGCCCCTACAAGAAGCTGACCCCGCTGAGAGTCGACTACGTCTACCTGCTTATCAAGAAATGA
- a CDS encoding paxneb protein: protein MSFRKKNVVLGPSTRGPVRESMAPKQEALPPAGTRSSPLDGRSTTSTGTASLDQLLAGHAGLPLGYSILVEESGTTDFSGVLLRYYAAEGLVQGQQVHVLGPTDAWRGELPGLGKASGSSKKKSASASDEKMKIAWRYESLGNNAGPRTNNNGLAGAAEVFCHSFDLGKRLQPGDIKGELHATPSTAAMSWLHPSGSGSSSPLDTFISNVSAKLKASPPGIIHRIVVPSLLSPALYGSSLCRPADALQFLHKLRALLRQHEGILTAMISLSTSLFPRSTGFTRWMELLCDGVLEMLPLPRKVHIEPNTKSEDVVQGMLKVHSLPVYHERGGGIEGQSSREDLSFRMSSSTCSSLSVNVLIYYEGSPYPYLKGLILELVVSLWIKVSKQWDYMAEVSSQQSNSPRYLTEHTKHLQHHRKSQTGSASPPVSTTASSINLNPTNFSNHASFLPPTTTHQDMIMWLSALHKDSKVDPKRSEARTMAAALEDPSVPPVRISKIADRYLVFDAEDVATIRRSHNICSVLVGTTPQNPTQNVFLSLPLELLPEEASVLIENKVGRLVEEASHHLSSLRSPDKATRQAYIALLKERRSKAQKLLAEDQAKKAATEQTRRNKGAKSAAAQPKPGSEVDDSLFGGAVPDKSSKPRDGVDAKPSVAVTPTTSEGLLVPLGEVEETVPQPLAGPLHQHLQSRGYFMTPGLRFGADYSVYPGDPLRYHAHFLATNYDWDEKIPMLDIVGSGRLGTSVKKGFLFGGEVPDVNGGTKHVRAFCVEWAGIKYKRASS, encoded by the exons ATGTCGTTCAGGAAAAAGAACGTCGTCCTGGGGCCATCCACCAGAGGTCCTGTGAGAGAGTCCATGGCTCCGAAGCAGGAAGCTCTACCACCGGCTGGGACTCGTTCATCACCCCTTGACGGCCGTTCTACAACCTCCACCGGAACGGCATCACTAGACCAACTCCTGGCAGGACACGCAGGGCTACCGCTTGGCTACAGTATTCTTGTAGAGGAGTCTGGAACGACAGACTTCTCGGGTGTACTTCTCAGATACTATGCCGCCGAAGGTCTCGTGCAGGGCCAACAAGTACACGTGCTTGGCCCAACGGACGCGTGGAGAGGAGAGCTTCCAGGACTTGGCAAAGCCAGTGGCTCAAGTAAGAAAAAATCGGCGTCAGCATCAGACGAGAAGATGAAAATAGCGTGGAGATATGAGAGCCTTGGCAACAATGCCGGACCAA GGACGAACAACAACGGCCTAGCAGGGGCTGCCGAAGTTTTCTGTCACTCTTTTGACCTCGGGAAACGTCTACAGCCTGGTGACATCAAGGGCGAACTGCATGCGACCCCATCGACTGCTGCCATGAGCTGGCTCCACCCTTCGGGTTCAGGCAGCTCTTCCCCTCTAGACACATTTATCAGCAACGTCTCAGCAAAGCTGAAGGCATCACCGCCCGGTATTATCCATCGTATCGTAGTGCCGAGCCTTCTGTCGCCCGCACTCTATGGTTCCTCACTCTGCCGTCCGGCGGATGCCCTGCAATTCTTGCACAAACTGAGAGCACTGCTGCGCCAGCACGAAGGGATTCTGACGGCTATGATCTCGCTGTCTACCTCGTTATTCCCGCGATCGACGGGATTTACACGATGGATGGAGCTTTTGTGCGATGGAGTGCTGGAAATGCTGCCCCTCCCGAGAAAAGTGCACATCGAGCCCAATACCAAGTCCGAAGACGTCGTGCAAGGTATGCTCAAGGTGCATAGCCTCCCTGTTTACCACGAGAGGGGAGGAGGTATAGAGGGCCAGTCTTCGCGGGAAGACCTTTCCTTCAGAATGAGCAGCTCAA CGTGCTCAAGCCTATCAGTGAATGTCCTGATATACTACGAAGGTTCGCCCTACCCGTACCTCAAGGGCTTGATCCTCGAACTCGTAGTTTCTCTCTGGATCAAAGTGTCGAAACAGTGGGATTATATGGCAGAGGTATCTAGTCAACAGTCAAATT CGCCACGCTATCTTACGGAGCATACAAAACACCTCCAGCACCACCGTAAGAGTCAGACGGGTTCTGCCTCACCGCCCGTCTCCACCACTGCCAGCTCCATAAACCTCAATCCTACGAATTTTTCCAACCATGCTTCCTTCTTGCCTCCGACAACCACGCATCAGG ATATGATTATGTGGCTTTCAGCACT ACACAAGGACAGCAAGGTCGACCCAAAAAGGTCCGAGGCAAGAACAATGGCAGCAGCATTGGAAGACCCTTCGGTCCCTCCCGTGCGCATCTCCAAGATCGCAGATCGCTACCTCGTCTTCGATGCTGAAGATGTGGCCACAATTAGGCGCAGCCACAACATCTGCTCCGTTCTGGTGGGAACGACCCCGCAGAACCCAACACAAAACGTGTTTCTCAGTCTGCCGCTGGAGTTGCTACCCGAGGAGGCCAGCGTGCTCATCGAGAACAAGGTAGGCCGCCTCGTCGAAGAGGCTTCGCATCACCTGTCGTCCCTACGCTCTCCGGACAAGGCCACCCGCCAGGCCTACATTGCACTACTGAAAGAACGTCGAAGCAAGGCGCAAAAGCTGCTGGCAGAGGATCAGGCCAAGAAGGCAGCTACGGAACAGACGCGGAGGAACAAGGGCGCCAAGTCGGCCGCGGCCCAGCCAAAACCTGGTTCTGAGGTGGATGATTCTCTGTTTGGAGGTGCCGTTCCAGATAAGAGCTCCAAACCCCGTGATGGCGTGGATGCCAAGCCGTCCGTGGCAGTCACGCCGACAACCAGCGAAGGTCTCCTCGTGCCTTTAGGCGAAGTTGAGGAAACAGTGCCTCAACCTCTCGCCGGGCCGTTGCACCAACACTTGCAGTCTAGAGGATACTTCATGACTCCTGGTCTACGTTTTGGCGCCGATTACAGTGTATACCCGGGTGATCCATTGCGGTATCACGCCCATTTCCTCGCTACAAACTACGATTGGGATGAGAAAATACCGATGCTTGATATCGTCGGCAGTGGCCGTCTGGGAACTTCAGTGAAGAAGGGCTTTTTGTTTGGCGGAGAGGTTCCCGACGTCAACGGTGGTACGAAGCATGTGCGCGCATTTTGCGTTGAATGGGCAGGAAT CAAGTACAAACGTGCTTCTTCGTAG
- a CDS encoding 3' exoribonuclease, with product MADRRRINGPPGTTLPPVYETTDPIATTRERLANGIRGLFLKTGVTPTASGSAYMEIEPPLGQIKSQAASQSKTNGMKLICTVHGPRSLPRSAPFSPYLVLSTHVKYAPFATRRRRGYLRDSSERDLSVHLDTALRGVIIADRWPKSGVDVIVTIIEGDQEREASHSQGNEEWDMMNVLSGCITVAAAALADAGIDCVDMVTGGVAALVSSNEQDTTDADALSIVLDPVSLEHDKILAACCVAYLPCRAEITNLWVKGQLSPLDPLLHTKLMGRAIQASKGNYRAVLERLESNQPPSS from the exons ATGGCTGATCGACGGAGAATTAATGGACCGCCTGGTACAACATTACCGCCCGTTTATGAGACTACGGATCCGATTGCGACCACCAGGGAAAGGCTGGCAAACGGAATTCGAGGATTGT TTCTCAAGACTGGCGTCACTCCCACAGCTTCAGGCTCAGCATACATGGAGATTGAGCCACCACTCGGCCAGATCAAATCTCAGGCCGCTTCTCAGTCAAAGACCAATGGCATGAAGCTCATCTGCACTGTCCATGGGCCTCGTTCGCTTCCTCGATCCGCacccttctcgccctacctgGTGCTCTCAACTCATGTCAAATACGCTCCTTTCGCCACACGTCGACGTCGAGGCTACCTTCGTGACTCGAGTGAGAGAGATCTCAGCGTTCATCTCGATACGGCCCTACGCGGAGTCATTATTGCGGATAGATGGCCAAAAAGTGGCGTCGACGTGATTGTTACCATTATTGAAGGCGACCAAGAGCGAGAGGCGTCTCACTCCCAAGGCAACGAAGAGTGGGATATGATGAACGTTCTCAGTGGTTGCATCACCGTTGCCGCGGCGGCTCTCGCTGACGCTGGTATCGATTGCGTCGACATGGTCACCGGCGGTGTTGCAGCTCTTGTCTCTTCAAACGAACAAGACACTACAGACGCAGACGCACTGTCTATTGTCTTGGATCCCGTTTCTCTGGAGCACGACAAAATACTTGCCGCTTGCTGTGTGGCTTACCTCCCTTGTCGTGCGGAGATCACCAACCTCTGGGTGAAGGGTCAGCTCTCGCCGTTGGACCCCTTGCTCCATACGAAACTCATGGGTCGCGCTATTCAAGCTTCCAAGGGCAACTACCGCGCCGTTCTCGAGAGACTCGAAAGCAACCAACCACCCAGCAGTTAA
- a CDS encoding mannan polymerase II complex ANP1 subunit codes for MLPSYSSSASKVVPRHHASGYSNGYPRGNTFEISPHRYQPRASTPANRRRQRLVTRLIIVAVVAIFFLVFVWPGASLTSIFSLGLLSASSDLQLETVRYYDLSNVQGTARGWEREERILLCVPLRDAESHLSMFASHLRNFTYPHHLIDLAFLVSDSKDRTLQVLNDMLEEIQADEDPKQPYGEISIIEKDFGQKVNQDVESRHGFAAQASRRKLMAQARNWLLSAALRPYHSWVYWRDVDVETAPFTILEDLMRHNKDVIVPNVWRPLPDWLGGEQPYDLNSWQESETALALADTLDEDAVIVEGYAEYATWRPHLAYLRDPYGDPDMEMEIDGVGGVSILAKAKVFRSGVHFPAFSFEKHAETEGFGKMAKRMEYSVVGLPHYTIWHLYEPSVDDIKHMEEMEQERLASQKEEEEKAEKAKKVKEQFGDASSQWEKDKTDMQNLVVGEKKKETKGTKEDTKEVAKEGKEAKSPKDPDSNQADTNKKAAAADKKDTEGKSDKLAKKEKDGNGAAFAKKAES; via the exons ATGTTGCCTTCTTATTCTTCCTCAGCCTCCAAGGTGGTGCCGCGGCATCATGCGAGTGGTTACTCCAATGGATATCCAAGGGGGAACACGTTCGAGATCTCCCCCCATAG ATACCAACCACGAGCCTCAACACCCGCgaatcgtcgtcgtcagcgTCTAGTAACTCGCCTCATCATTGTCGCCGTTGTCGCCATCTTCTTTCTCGTCTTCGTCTGGCCGGGAGCCTCCCTGACTTCCATCTTCTCCCTCGGTCTGCTGTCTGCCAGCAGCGACTTGCAATTGGAAACAGTACGATACTACGATCTCAGCAATGTGCAGGGGACTGCTAGAGGATGGGAGCGGGAGGAGCGCATTCTTCTCTGTGTCCCTCTGAGAGACGCCGAGTCACATCTGTCCATGTTCGCCTCCCATCTGCGCAACTTCACCTACCCCCACCACCTCATCGACCTTGCCTTCCTGGTCTCCGACTCCAAGGACCGCACCCTACAGGTTCTCAACGATATGCTAGAGGAGATTCAGGCCGATGAGGACCCCAAACAGCCTTACGGCGAGATCTCCATCATCGAAAAGGATTTTGGACAAAAGGTCAACCAGGATGTGGAGAGTCGTCACGGATTCGCGGCACAGGCGAGCCGAAGGAAGTTGATGGCCCAGGCCCGTAACTGGCTACTCAGTGCCGCCCTGCGGCCATACCATTCCTGGGTGTACTGGCGCGACGTTGACGTCGAAACCGCCCCATTCACCATCCTCGAAGATCTCATGCGTCACAACAAGGACGTGATTGTGCCAA ATGTTTGGCGACCTTTGCCCGATTGGCTTGGTGGAGAGCAGCCGTATGATCTCAACTCATGGCAGGAATCAGAAACGGCGCTAGCTCTCGCGGACACTCTGGACGAAGATGCTGTGATCGTTGAAGGTTACGCCGAGTATGCGACTTGGCGGCCGCATTTGGCATACCTGCGAGACCCATATGGCGACCCTGATATGGAGATGGAAATTGATGGAGTGGGCGGCGTCAGTATTCTTGCCAAGGCCAAGGTCTTCCGGTCTGGAGTACACTTCCCAGCTTTTAGTTTCGAGAAGCACGCTGAGACGGAAGGATTCGGAAAG ATGGCGAAGCGCATGGAATACTCTGTTGTCGGTCTGCCGCACTACACGATCTGGCATCTTTACGAGCCTAGTGTTGACGACATCAAGCACATGGAG GAAATGGAACAAGAGAGGCTTGCTAGCCaaaaagaggaagaagaaaaggcCGAAAAGGCTAAGAAGGTCAAAGAGCAGTTCGGCGATGCCAGCAGCCAGTGGGAGAAGGACAAGACTGATATGCAAAACCTCGTCGTCggagagaagaagaaagagACGAAGGGCACAAAGGAAGACACCAAGGAGGTCGCCAAGGAGGGCAAGGAGGCCAAGTCGCCCAAGGATCCCGACAGCAACCAAGCGGATACAAACAAGAAGGCCGCAGCAGCAGACAAGAAGGATACAGAAGGCAAGTCAGACAAGCTGgcaaaaaaggaaaaggacgGAAACGGCGCAGCATTCGCCAAGAAGGCTGAGAGCTGA